In the genome of Botrytis cinerea B05.10 chromosome 13, complete sequence, one region contains:
- the Bcste20 gene encoding Bcste20, with the protein MDQEIKTTSRRLTKLTKRPPPSRAIASFEARQNDSSSFSFHTSLRSQRSSGSLQRAPSAPSYPRSYYAPGHTRKLTSPNPASSNSSLEHQYSNASPVLAGSEFVLQPIGMGGANDNRRSIPSRPISEKSSEDFIGAPFDSSGLFSHIDSTKSSSTPNTLRRPPPPQLSHTSPPYMVSPQLRQSASFTAGDKMSEKAPPRVGENQLISPKRYSDETKEPKSGMLRKKSGFSGFMSSIGVGSPRGVKISAPENPVHVTHVGYDNTTGQFTGLPKEWQRMINESGITKKEQEQHPQTIVDIVGFYKENTDKGGEEIFDKFDHAKVPEMKMARTAPAPLPLSPTFNNSNYGSMTPMMSPPASPRFPSNNELNFENPRSPPPIPRGTQGGGSQSKPELNGLVPSRPAPRPPMSMQGPSRIAPPPPAAGKDSGIGMARQSDDLPALAYVPPTIQDNGPMLPEEHRSRSRSNSKVNGTPPYATPVSASPQVYQQQILHHQEQAMQQAQQAMSRSISVKKPTQQATPPTPQGQFPANGVPHPSQQARQVPGPRPRQRARQSTGFDIVARLKQICTEGDPREIYKELTKIGQGASGGVYTGYERGTNRLVAIKQMNLEQQPKKDLIINEILVMKDSSHPNIVNFIDSFLVTGELWVIMEYMEGGSLTDVVTFNIMSEGQIAAVCRETLKGLQHLHSKGVIHRDIKSDNILLSMDGNIKLTDFGFCAQINEAHNKRTTMVGTPYWMAPEVVTRKEYGRKVDIWSLGIMAIEMIEGEPPYLTESPLRALYLIATNGTPAIKNEQELSLVFRDFLYFALKVDPEKRASAHDLLRHDFMKQCTDLIQLAPLVRSARNARAQEKAQKALS; encoded by the exons ATGGATcaggaaatcaaaacaacCAGCCGTAGGTTAACTAAGTTAACTAAAAGGCCACCACCATCCAGAGCTATAGCTTCGTTCGAGGCAAGACAAAACGACAGCTCATCTTTTTCCTTCCACACATCTTTACGAAGTCAGCGTAGCTCTGGAAGCTTACAGCGAGCCCCATCGGCACCTTCTTACCCCAGATCTTACTACGCTCCAGGTCATACCCGAAAACTTACCTCCCCAAATCCCGCATCCAGTAATTCGTCTCTTGAGCATCAATATTCGAACGCCTCTCCAGTGCTGGCCGGATCAGAATTTGTGCTTCAGCCCATAGGCATGGGAGGAGCAAATGACAATCGCCGTTCCATTCCATCGCGACCAATAAGTGAGAAAAGTTCCGAAGACTTTATCGGTGCTCCCTTTGATAGTTCTGGTTTATTTAGTCACATCGATTCAACAAAGTCTTCTAGTACCCCAAATACTTTGCGGCGACCGCCACCACCGCAGTTATCGCATACGAGTCCGCCATATATGGTAAGTCCACAGTTACGGCAATCCGCAAGTTTTACCGCAGGCGATAAGATGAGCGAAAAAGCCCCTCCACGCGTGGGTGAAAACCAGCTCATCAGTCCTAAAAGATACTCGGATGAGACTAAGGAGCCCAAATCTGGAATGCTAAGGAAAAAATCGGGCTTCTCTGGTTTTATGAGCAGCATTGGTGTTGGCTCACCTAGAGGGGTCAAAATTTCCGCACCTGAGAATCCTGTCCATGTTACTCATGTTGGTTACGATAACACAACTGGTCAGTTTACT GGGTTGCCGAAAGAATGGCAGCGTATGATCAACGAAAGTGGAATCACGAaaaaagagcaagagcaacATCCGCAAACGATTGTCGATATCGTCGGTTTTTATAAAGAGAACACGGATAAAGGTGGTGAAGAGATATTTGACAAGTTTGATCATGCGAAGGTAccagagatgaagatggcgcGCACTGCGCCGGCGCCATTGCCATTATCCCCGACCTTCAATAACTCGAATTATGGTTCAATGACACCGATGATGAGTCCTCCAGCTAGTCCTCGATTTCCCTCGAATAACGAGTTGAATTTCGAGAACCCAAGATCCCCGCCTCCAATTCCGCGCGGAACTCAAGGGGGAGGTTCTCAGTCCAAGCCTGAGCTCAACGGACTCGTTCCTAGCAGGCCAGCCCCTAGGCCCCCTATGTCGATGCAAGGGCCTAGTCGAATTGCACCACCGCCACCTGCCGCAGGTAAAGATTCTGGAATTGGAATGGCCCGTCAAAGTGATGATTTACCGGCATTAGCATACGTCCCTCCAACTATACAGGACAACGGTCCTATGCTTCCAGAAGAACACAGGTCtagatcaagatcaaattcaaaagtgAACGGTACACCACCATACGCAACTCCAGTATCAGCATCTCCACAGGTTTACCAACAACAGATTTTGCACCATCAAGAGCAGGCAATGCAACAGGCTCAACAAGCAATGAGCCGATCGATCAGCGTCAAGAAGCCCACCCAGCAAGCTACTCCGCCAACCCCTCAAGGTCAATTCCCAGCGAATGGTGTTCCACACCCAAGCCAACAAGCTAGACAAGTACCAGGTCCACGTCCCAGGCAACGAGCACGTCAAAGCACCGGTTTTGATATCGTTGCTAGGTTAAAGCAAATTTGCACAGAGGGTGACCCTCGAGAAATCTACAAGGAGCTCACTAAGATTGGACAAGGTGCATCTGGTGGTGTATACACTGGTTATGAAAGAGGGACAAATCGATTGGTAGCCATCAAACAAATGAATCTCGAACAACAGCcaaagaaagatttgatcATCAACGAAATTCTTGTCATGAAAGACAGCTCTCATCCGAACATAGTCAATTTTATTGATAGTTTCTTGGTTACTGGAGAACTCTGGGTAATTATGGAATATATGGAGGGCGGAAGTTTGACGGATGTGGTTACTTTCAATATCATGTCAGAAGGTCAAATTGCAGCAGTTTGTCGGGAGACTTTGAAGGGTTTACAACATCTGCATTCAAAAGGAGTTATCCATCGCGATATCAAGTCGGATAACATTCTGCTGTCTATGGATGGAAACATTAAACTCA CTGATTTCGGTTTCTGTGCCCAAATTAACGAAGCTCACAATAAACGTACTACCATGGTTGGTACACCATACTGGATGGCACCCGAAGTTGTCACACGCAAAGAATATGGACGCAAAGTTGATATCTGGTCTCTTGGTATTATGGctattgaaatgattgaaggGGAGCCACCCTACCTCACTGAGTCACCCCTGAGAGCTTTGTATTTGATCGCGACAAATGGCACTCCTGCTATCAAAAATGAACAGGAATTGAGCCTTGTCTTCCGGGATTTCCTTTACTTTGCTCTTAAGGTGGATCCGGAAAAGCGAGCTAGTGCTCATGATTTGTTAAGG CACGATTTCATGAAACAATGCACAGACCTCATACAATTAGCACCTTTAGTACGATCTGCACGCAATGCCCGAGCACAAGAAAAGGCTCAGAAGGCACTATCATGA